In the Carboxydothermus hydrogenoformans Z-2901 genome, CAGGATTCTCACCTGCCTTCTCGCTTACTTATGCCGGCATTCTCACTTCCTACCTGTCCACGTAACCTCCCGGTTACGCTTCCCCCAGGTAAGAACGCTCCCCTACCCATACTGGAAGTCGGTACCTCCAACTCCCAGCATGCCGAAGTTTCGGTGGCGTGCTTGAGCCCCGCTACATTTTCGGCGCAGAGTCACTCGACTAGTGAGCTATTACGCACTCTTTAAATGATGGCTGCTTCTAAGCCAACATCCTAGTTGTCTTCGCAACTCCACATCCTTCCCCACTTAGCACGCCCTTTGGGACCTTAACTGTCGGTCTGGGCTGTTCCCCTCTCGACCATGAAGCTTTTCCCCCATGGTCTGACTCCCTGCCTCTAAGCTACAGGTATTCAGAGTTTAACTGGGTTCGGTAACCCGTGAAGGCCCCTAGCCCAATCAGTGCTCTACCCCCTGTAGCCACCAGCAGAGGCTAGGCCTATACCTATTTCGGGGAGAACCAGCTATCTCCGGGTTCGATTGGCATTTCACCCCTACCCACAGCTCATCCGCCGCCTTTTCAACGACGGTCGGTTCGGGCCTCCAGCTGGTCTTACCCAGCTTTCACCCTGGCCATGGGTAGATCACCCGGTTTCGGGTCTGCTGCACGCAACTTTCGCCCTCTTCGGACTCGCTTTCGCTTCGGCTCCGGCCTTTCCAGCCTTAACCTCGCTGCGTACAGCAACTCGCCGGCCCGTTCTACAAAAAGTACGCCGTCAGGCTCTATTCGCCCTCCGACTGCTTGTAGGCATACGGTTTCAGGTCCTATTTCACTCCCCTCCCGGGGTGCTTTTCACCTTTCCCTCACGGTACTCGTCCTCTATCGGTCGCCAGCGGGTATTTAGCCTTGGAGGGTGGTCCCCCCTGCTTCCCATAGGGTTCCTCGTGCCCCATGGTACTCAGGCTCGTACGCTGCAGCTACGCGTAATTTCGGATACAGGGCTTTCACCTTCTATGGCGGAGTTTCCCAACTCCTTCTCCTATTACGCTTCACTGCCGGGTACATGGCAGTGTACCCACCCGTACGGCCTCCTACCCCGCATACGCAACGGCTGCCACCTTCTACACGTATGCGGTTTGGGCTCCTCCCCTTTCGCTCGCCGCTACTCAGGGAATCGCATGTTGCTTTCTTCTCCTCCGGGTACTAAGATGTTTCAGTTCCCCGGGTTCCCCCCGTACACCTATGGCTTCAGTGTACGGTGACCGGCCATTACGCCGGCCGGGTTCCCCCATTCGGAAATCCGCGGATCCCAGCTCGCTTGCAGCTCCCCGCGGCTTTTCGCAGCTTGCCACGTCCTTCTTCGGCCTCTGGCGCCCAGGCATCCACCGTATGCCCTTACTAACTTGACCTTCTCCTTTTTACCCCCAACCTCTGTGCAGTTTTCAAAGAACAGATTCATATGGTGGTAGGTGGTATGTCGTCGGTCGTCGGTATTTTACCTCGACTCACATCTTCCTACCTTTTTCATTTTTTGTACCTGGCTCGGTCGGTGGTTGTGGCTTTCGTTCTTCCTAACCACTTAACACTTACCACCGACCACTGTTAATAACGGCAAGCGGCTTCTCTCTCCTTAGAAAGGAGGTGATCCAGCCGCACCTTCCGATACGGCTACCTTGTTACGACTTCACCCCAATCACCGGTCCCACCTTCGGCAGCTCCCTCCCTTTCCGGGTTAGGCCACTGACTTCGGGTGTTACCGGCTTTCGTGGTGTGACGGGCGGTGTGTACAAGGCCCGGGAACGTATTCACCGCGGCATGCTGATCCGCGATTACTAGCAATTCCGACTTCATGCAGGCGAGTTGCAGCCTGCAATCCGAACTGAGAGCGGCTTTTTGGGATTTGCTCCAGGTCGCCCCTTCGCTTCCCTTTGTACCGCCCATTGTAGCACGTGTGTAGCCCAGGGCATAAAGGCCATGATGATTTGACGTCATCCCCACCTTCCTCCATCTTATCGATGGCAGTCCCCTTAGAGTGCCCGTCTTTACGCTGGCAACTAAGGGTAGGGGTTGCGCTCGTTGCGGGACTTAACCCAACATCTCACGACACGAGCTGACGACAACCATGCAGCACCTGTCTCGCGGTTCCTACCTTCCGGCAGGCACCCCGGTGTTTCCACCAGGTTCCGCGGATGTCAAGCCCTGGTAAGGTTCTTCGGGTTGCGTCGAATTAAACCACATGCTCCACTGCTTGTGCGGGCCCCCGTCAATTCCTTTGAGTTTCAACCTTGCGGCCGTACTCCCCAGGCGGGGTGCTTATTGGGTTACCTCCGGCACGGAACATTTCCTGCCCCACACCTAGCACCCATCGTTTACGGCCAGGACTACCCGGGTATCTAATCCGGTTCGCTCCCCTGGCTTTCGCTCCTCAGCGTCAGGTTCAGTCCAGAGAGCCGCCTTCGCCACTGGTGTTCCTCCCGATATCTACGCATTTCACCGCTACACCGGGAATTCCACTCTCCTCTCCTGCCCTCAAGTCCAGCAGTATCAGGTGCTCCCCCACGGTTGAGCCGTGGCCTTTTACACCTGACTTACCAGACCGCCTACGAGCTCTTTACGCCCAGTAATTCCGGACAACGCTCGCCCCCTACGTTTTACCGCGGCTGCTGGCACGTAGTTAGCCGGGGCTTCCTCCTCCGGTACCGTCATCCACTCACCCTTTTCGAATGAGTGAACTTCGTCCCAGAAGACAGGGGTTTACAACCCGAAGGCCTTCTTCCCCCACGCGGCGTCGCTCCGTCAGGCTTTCGCCCATTGCGGAATATCCCCCACTGCTGCCTCCCGTAGGAGTCTGGGCCGTGTCTCAGTCCCAGTGTGGCCGGTCACCCTCTCAGGCCGGCTACCCATCGTCGCCTTGGTAGGCCATTACCCCACCAACTAGCTAATAGGACGCGGGCCCATCTGTAAGCGGTAGCATGCTCCCGCCTCAGCCACCTTTCCTATCAGGTCTCTAAACCTGATAGCGTATCCGGTATTAGCCCCGGTTTCCCAGGGTTATCCCGGTCTTACAGGTAGGTCACCCACGCGTTACTCACCCGTCCGCCGCTAAGGAAACAGTTGAGCAAGCTCAACCGCTTCCCCCGCTCGACTTGCATGTGTTAGGCACGCCGCCAGCGTTCGTCCTGAGCCAGGATCAAACCCTCCATAAATTCACCCCACAAAAAGCTTCGCTTTTTGCGGGGACCCCGAAGTTTTACCCCAAAAAATCTTGCGATTTTTTGGGGACCCCGGTATAAAAACCTGTTTACACAGGCTAGGTCCTATGAAAGGGTCAATCCAAGCTTTATTTGCTTCCGTACCCTTACCGAGTACGGGCCGCTTGCCGTTATTCCCTTGCCAAGGTACCTGTCGCTTTCGGCGTTTCCCGCCGTCGGCGACGTCTCTTAATTTATCATATCTCTGCGTCCCTTGTCAAGCGGTTTTTTACCTGCTTTTTTGCTTCCGGTCCTTATCGCTGACGCCGTGACGCTTTTTTAATATATCAAATTCCTTTACCTTTTTTCAAGGGTTATTTTCTGGAAATACAAAAACCGCCGGTGACTTCTTCACCAGCAGCTTTATGGAAATTAAATGAACTTTATCCAACTACTTCAAGGATGAAGGTAACATAATCTGGGGTACTTCACCCACGATAACCGTTTCAATTATAGGAAGTTTATAGGAAAGCTTTGCCTCTTCACTAACTAATGGAATCGCTACTTTATAGCTCGCTTTTAAAATAACCGAAAGCTGAAATCTGGTTTGATTAAGGCCGCCCGATTCAAAGGAATCCAAACAATTTACTTCAACGTATCCCATCGGTATAAAACTAATCTTTATTTTTGGACCGAAGGAAGCCAATACCTTTAAACCAAATAACTGTCCAAAGGGAATCGCTACTTTTTGTTTTCTCAACAAATTAATATGTTTTTGCATTCTATTGCCAATTCTTGCAGCTAACTTATGAAACAAAAGTGTATTGGATTGAACCAAAGTTATCTTGCCTTTTTGATCCTTTTCTATCCGAATTAATTTTTCTGTCTGAAACTCTTCACTTTCAATTTCCTGAAGTACAACTTTTGTAAATTCTTCAGTGATAATTTGGTTTATGCGTACTTTAGCTAAATTTAAAAACAAATCTCCAATGTATCGCTCTACTATCCAGGTAAAAGTTAAGGTAAATAGGAGCATTAAGGTAACAAACACCTTAATACGTCTTATTTGGTAAGGGGTAAAATACAAGGCTATCACCACCCCAGGTTATAAAATAGGGTATGATAGCCGTACACAAATTGTTACTTTTCAAAGATAATCTTTAAAAATCGCCGTTTTCCAACCTTAACAGTATAGGGCTCTTTAGAGGGTTTTAAAACAAAATTAATATCATTGATTTTCTCTTGATTGACTAAAACAGCCCCCTGAGAAATTAACCTTTTAGCTTCACTTATGCTTTTTACAGTTCCCGCAGAAAACAGTACTTTAGGCAATAAAACAACTCCACCATCAATTAATTCACCTGGAACCTTATATTCAGGAATTTCATCGGGCAGCTCTTTCTCACGAAAAATTTTAATAAACTCCCGTTCGGCTTCATCAGCCGCTTCGCGGGAATGATACTGAGTAATAATTTCTTTTGCCAAAAATACTTTTGCATCCCGAGGATTTAACACACCCGTTTCCATTTGGATTTTCATTTCATTAATTGTTTCCATTGGAACCGATGTTAGCAATTCCAGGTAACGCAAAATGAGCGTATCAGGAATCGACATTATCTTCCCAAACATTTCTTGAGGCGTCTCATTTATTCCAATATAATTTCCAAGACTTTTACTCATTTTTTGCACGCCATCGGTACCTTCCAATATCGGCATCATAATAGCAATTTGTGGCTCTTGCCCGTATTCTTTTTGTAAAGTTCTACCCATCAAAAGATTAAACTTCTGGTCAGTTCCTCCTAATTCGATATCGGCTTTTAGAGCAACGGAATCATATCCTTGCATTAAAGGATAGAAAAATTCATGAATACTAATAGGCTGCCCCTCTTTAAATCTCTTTGCAAAATCTTCTCTTTCAAGCATCCTTGCTACAGTATATTTGGAAGCAAGTTTTATTACATCGGCAAAAGTAAGCTTAGCTAACCATTCGCTATTAAAAACCATTTTGGTCTTTGCCGGATCTAAAATTTTAAAAATCTGCTCTTGATAGGTCTTGGCATTTTCCAAAACTTCTTCCCATGATAGCTGCTTCCGGGTTTCTTTTTTTCCAGTTGGATCCCCAATTTGGGCGGTAAAGTCCCCAATGATAATGATTACCTCATGTCCTAAAGATTGAAACTGTTTTAACTTTTGTAAAACCACCGTATGTCCTAAGTGAATATCCGGTGCAGTAGGGTCAAGGCCAAGCTTTACCCTTAAAGGCTTTCCTTCATTTAAGGATTTTTTTAGCTTTTCTACTAATTCCTCTTCCGGAACGATTTCTGCAACTCCCCTTTTAATTATCTCAAGTTGACGCTTTAATTCGTCCACTGGCATCTCCTTCCTATGCATGGTATATTCTAAGCTTAATATTTATTATGTATTATTCCTTAATTTTCCGTCAAGGTAAAACTTTTTCAATACATCTTTCCCAAGATATGTTATAATTTTTTTTAAGTAAAAGGAGGTCTTAAAGTGGAAAAACAACGAAAAAGAATGCCAAAGTGGCTTTTAGTTTCCCTGCTGGTATTTACTCTATTATTTTTTATTGGAACAATTGCCGTGGGTAGTTATATTTATTATTGTTTAAAAGACGTACCCTCTTTCTCTCCCAAAATGCTGGAGTTGTCTGGAACCACTTTAATTTTTGATAAAGACAATAATATAATTGCTGAAGTCCATGGCAGTGAAAATCGGATACCTGTAAAAATAAAAGAAGTTCCGGAGGTTGTTAAGAAAGCAATAATCGGTGCTGAAGATGCCCGCTTTTACCAACATCACGGTATTGATTTAAAAGCTATTTTAAGAGCAGCCCTGGAAGATTTAAAATATGGAGCTCCGAAAGAGGGAGCAAGCACAATTACCCAGCAGTTAGTTAAACTTACCTTTTTAACCTCAGAAAAAACCCTAAAAAGAAAAATTCAAGAGGCATATTTAGCTATCCAGCTCGAAAGAGCTTTTACCAAAGATGAAATCCTCGAAATGTATTTAAACCGTAGTTATTTCGGTGAAGGCGCTTACGGAATAAAGGCCGCCGCCCAAACTTACTTTGGCAAAGATTTAGATGAATTAACTTTAAGTGAAGCAGCTCTTTTAGCAGGCCTACTTCCAGCACCAAGTCGTTATTCTCCTTTAAACAACAAGGAGCTGGCGCTAAACCGGCGCAACATTGTCTTAAATAAAATGGTTCGAGCAGGCTTGATAACTGAAGACCAAGCCAGAAAAGCTAAAAGCGAACCTTTAATCTTAAACCCCAATCTTATAGACAAAAGTCACCATAAATATAAATATCCCTATTTTGTAGAATATGTAATCGAACAGCTTACAGAAAAGTTTGGAAGTGACCGGGTTTTTCGCGGTGGACTTAGAGTTTATACAACCTTAGACCCCAAAATTCAAGAAGCTGCAGAAAAAGCGTTATCAGATCCCAAGAACTTCCCCAAATCCAAGCGGGATAAAGATGGAATTTTACAACCTCAGGGTGCAGTGGTAGTTCTTGATCCTAAAACAGGTGAAATTAAAGCAATCGTTGGAGGGCGTGAACATAATCAGCTACGGCAGTGGAATAGAGCTACCAGGACCAAAAGGCAACCGGGTTCAGCCTTTAAGCCAATCATTGCCTACGGTCCGGCCATTGAAAACGGCATGTCTCCGGCTACAGTAATTGATGATAGACCTATTAAATACGGCAAACATTCTTTTGTCAATTCCAATGGCAAATATCGGGGATTAATCACTTTAAGGACTGCTCTTACTTATTCAGTAAATACCGTTGCCGTACAACTTCTCGATAAAGTTGGCTTTGCTGAAGCATTTAAATTTGCAAAAAAGCTTGGCATTGAGCTAAATCCTAAGCTTGAATCAAACCTCGGGGTTGCCCTTGGCGGTCTTACGGACGGAGTTACCCCTCTTCAAATGGCAGCCGCTTACGGAGCCTTTGCCAATAATGGAATTTATGTAGAACCATCGGCGATAATCAAAGTCGAATCAGCCACCGGCGAAATACTCTATGAAAATAAACCCAAAAAGCGGATAGCCATGAAACCGGAAACCGCTTTTATGATTACTTCAATGCTCGAAGACGTTATTTTTAAACCGGGAGGTACTGGTTCCGCTGCACGGTTAGACCGACCGGTTGCCGGAAAAACGGGTACAACCGATGAAGGAAAAGACCTCTGGTTTGTGGGTTATACTCCCGATTTAGTCGCTGCCGTCTGGGTTGGCCATGATAAACCTCAACCGATTCCCGGAGGATTCGGCGGTATCTATCCAGCCAGAATTTTTAAAGCAATAATGACTGAAGCTTTAAAAGGAGTACCAAAATCTGACTTCGAAAAGCCCAACGGTATTATCAAAGCCACTGTATGTGGAAAATCAGGACTTTTACCGAGTAGTGACTGCCCTCAGAACCAGTTGGTTTATGATTATTTTGCCAAAGGAACAGTACCAACCAAAATTTGTAATGTCCATGTAAAAGCAGAAATTTGCGCTGATTCCCATTTGCTGGCAACAGAGTATTGTCCCAATAAGCTGACCGTCAGCTTAATTGATCTACCCTATGAAGTTCCGAGTTACGTTTTAGACTACTCATTAAGGTTACCCAAAGAAAAATGTAATATTCACGGTCCGGGAAGCCAGTCTTCAACTCAAGAGGTAGAAGTGCCCATTTGCACCGATCCATCCCACAACGGTCAGGACTTCTTGGCTCTAATTCCCAAAGCCGGTGAAAGCGGAGGTTGTCCACCCCAATATGTTACCGTTAAAAAGTTTCCCAAAGATAAGGTACCAAAAGTTTACTGTGATATACCGGAACATCAAATAAAACCTGCCCAAGGTAATGACAATCAAACAACACCTCCCGGCAATAATCAAACAACCCCTCCTAACAATTAGGAGGGGTTTACTTTAAATATACCTCCGTTGCTTAATTTTCTCTTGTTGTAGGGCAATTTAGAGGCCTTGAGGGGTTTACTTTAAATATACCTCCGTTGCACCATCTCCCCCTTGATTTTGCGGTGCAAAATTAAATTTTTTCACAAAAGGAACTTCCCGTAAATAATCCCATAAAAATTTTTTTAACGCACCGGTACCCTTCCCGTGAATAATTCTAACCTTCTCTACCCCGGCTAAGTAAGCATTATCTAAATATTTTTCCACCACCGGTTCGGCCTCAAGGGTATTCATACCCCGAATATCAAGCTCTAAATTAAAATTTTGTTTTTTGGTTAATTCTAAGCCTGCTTTTTTAACCTGCCCCTTCTCGTTTTCTTTTTCCTGTTTTTGCGCGGGCCTTATTTGATCAAAACTTACATTTAACTTCATTATCCCCGCTTGGACTATGGCATAATTTTCTCCAACAGCTAAAACTTCCGCTTTTTGTCCAACTTCAACCAATTCCACCGTTTCTCCTACTTTGGGCCGATAAGGTTTTATTGGTTCAAAAGGCAAGGCAAAATTTTGCGAGAACTCTTTAGTTTTCTGGCGTGCCTCTTCAAGAAGTTTTGCCAAATTTTTTTCCTCATAAGTCTTAATCTTTTCTTTTATTTCCTCAATAACAAGCTTACCTTTCCGTTCAATTTCCAAAAGCTTCTGCTGATACTTTTCCCGGTACTTTCTAATAATTTCTTCTTTTGTTTTTTCAAGATTTTCTAATTCATCATTAAGCTTAGCTTCTTTTTCTTTGAGGGATATTAGAAGATTTGCTACTTCTTCTTTAGCCTTTTCTAACTGCCGCTTCTCTTGCTCAACGTCAAAAATAAGCTTATCAAGTTTCAACTCTTCTTCCTTCAAAAAGCTTTTAGCTTTTTCAATTATTTGTTCTTTTAGTCCCAAGCCCTGGGCAATATACAAAGCATTACTCCGTCCCGGTTTTCCAATGTGTAAACGATAAGTCGGTTTTAAGCTTTCAGGATCAAATTCGACCGAGGCATTTTCAACCCGCTCGGTCTCTATGGCATAAGCCGCAAGTTCACTGGTATGGGTGGTTGCAACTACTTTTACCTTTTTTCCCCGAAGTTCTTCCAGAATTGCTTTGGCCAATGCAGCTCCTTCCCGGGGGTCAGTACCGGTCCCCAGCTCGTCTAACAATACCAAGTCTCCTTCCCGGGCATTTTCTAAAATAAATTTTAAATTTAGCAAATGAGAAGAAAAAGTACTTAACGATTGAACGATACTTTGCTCATCGCCAATATCAACATAAACTTCTCCAAAAAGGCCAATTTCTGTCTCCGGGGAGGCAGGAATAAACAAGCCAGCCCGAGCCATAATGGTTAAAATCCCTATAGTTTTTAAAGTAACAGTCTTACCGCCCGTATTGGGTCCGGTAATAATTAATAGGTCAAATTCTTTCCCCAGAGTTAAGTCAAAAGGTACCGCCTTCTTTCCCAGAAGGGGATGACGGGCCTGTTTAAAAGATAAAACACCGTTTTCAGAAATTCTTGGTTTATACGCATCTAACTCTAAAGCAAGACGCGCTTTTGCCACAATCAGGTCAATTTCCCCCAAAAGCTCATAAGTACGTTTGATTTCCGTTAAATTACAAGCTAAACGTTGGGTAAAATCTTTGAGGATTTTTTCAATTATTTCCTTTTCCTGTAATTCTAAGGTTTTAAGTTCGTTTCCCGCTTCTACTGCACTGTACGGCTCAATAAATAAAGTTTGGCCTGTATTAGAACGATCGTGGATAATTCCCGGTACCTGACTTTTATAAGAAGCTTTTACCGGTAAAACGAACCTATCTCCGCGTACGGAAATAAGAGGCTCCTGCAAATATTTAGCAAGTTCAGGTTCTTTTAGATATTTTTCCACTGCTTCTCTCATTTTGTCCTTTAAACGGGCTATCTGCCCCCGAATCCTTTTTAATTCTGGAGATGCTTCATCTTTAACAGTTCCTTCAGGCCAAAAACTTCTTTCAATATCTTTTACAAGAGCTTCATCAAAAAAAAGCAATTTAACTATTTGCTTTAGCCGTGGAAATGCACCGCGACTAATCTCAAAAAAAGTATCTTTAGAAACTTTAAGCAACTGACCTAAACGATATATTTCTTGCCCGGTTAACATGCTTTCTTTAGAAAGTTTTAGAAAAATTTCGGAGAAATCCGAAAGCACACTTAAATCTACCGTTTTAAATCGCAAATAGGAAAGTCCTTCTTCAACCTCCAAAAGCTTTTCCTCAATAATCTTGCTATCGGATAGCGGTCTAACTTTTAAAGCCAGTTGTTTTCCAGGAAAAGATTCGGCTTTCTGCCAGAGTTTATTAATAATATCCGGAAATTCAATTTTTTCCAAGGTTTTTTGATTCATTTCTTACTCCGCTCCTCGAAAATAATGCCCGGTGGTAAAACCTTCAGGATAAAGGTGTTTAAGAGTTTCCAGACTTGTAATCTCCGGTTCATATTTTTCGCCCAAGTTATTTAAACGTTTAATTTCTTTTCGCCAAATTTCCACCACTTTATACACTTTATCCGGATCTTCTGCAGGAAGTTCAAGGCGTAAATATTCTATACCTGGAAGTTCGGTGAATTCCGAGAGATTTTTTAAAATGTTTAACTTTTTATTATTAAAAATATGCATTCGGCAAAATTGGTCAGTTTTTACAGGAAATTTGACCCCTAACCGGTCTTTTAAGTAATAATCCCCCAAAAAGCATGCCTTACCACATCCTTTTTCCCGGGTCATTCCTCCCGCCACAGATCCTATAACGCAGTATTCACTTACCATTAAAGGTAAATCCCCAAAAACCACTGCTTCCTTAGCCATTCCAGCAAATCTTGCCGTTTCCTTAAGCATTTTAAAGGAAAGCTCGAGGGAAAGTGTTGCTCTATCTATCGACCAGCCGTGCAAAACCACCTCGGTCAGTGAATTAAAAACATTAAAAGAAAAATCCGCAGCAAGCCTGTATCCGAATTTATTGGCATAAAAAATAATACCGGGATTTCCCGCTAAGATTCCCGAAAAGTTGTGATCCTTTTGCATTTCTTCGAAAAATAATTCTAATTCCTGGTCTTTAGTAATCCTTGGGACGTGAAGCCAAACTTCTTGATAATCCTTTTTCACTGAAAATATTTCCGCATAATTATACGGTTTTTTAAAAAACCTTTCCCCCGCTAAATAAACAATATCGGCCCCTGCCCGCAAAGCATTAATGGCTGCCTCGTTACTTCCAACTTTTACCGTAAGTTTAAAAATGTTTTGTTTTTGCTTATTACTTACCGGTAAAAAAAGCTTTTGGCTTGTAATCTGTCTCTTATACTTATTTATAATCATAGCCGAAAGTTTTTCAATTGCTTTTCGGCGAAGTTTATTTAATTCACTTGCGGGAACTAAAACCCCTTCCTCCAAGCCTTCCGCAACTGTTTCACTGAGTGAAAATGGGGTATTACCAAGGCGATTAAGCTGGTCCTGCAAGTACTTCAAATTTGCAGGATGTTTTAATGCAGTTTCAACAACATACTCCGACTCAACTTCCACCCGGTGGCCAAAGCCGTCAGAAAGAATTAATCTCAATGGCTCTCCCCTTCGGGCAATTACTTTCGCCAAAAGCGGAAATTTTCTTATTTCCCGCTCCCTGGTAAAACTTTCCCTCGCCTCTTCCAGCAAGCGCCGACTGGAAGTCTTAAATACCCGGTCCTGGGGAAATACCCGCTCCGGAAGATAAAATTCCACGAGGTCACCTTTTTCTGCCCTATCTACTTTTTCCTTACCCCGGTAGAGGGAGCCAATTTCTACTCCAACCCTTCCTCCTTTTTTAACCCAAATTTCTACCCCGTCTCCTTCTTCCAGACGGTCCTCTAACTTCACCCGAACGCTATTTTTACGTTCATCATACCCTACAACCCGTCCGACAAAAACCCCTCGATTATTGGGACGCTGGTAACTCATTAATTCCTGCCCGGGTTTTCCCAAAAGATATGCTGTTGAAAAATTTCTATTAAAAATTTCACGTAGCTTTCTATCCTGTTCTTCACTAACCCGGAAATTTTGCGGGTCATTAAAATATAAATCTATCAATTCACGATAAACTTTAACCACCGTCGCCACATACTCCGGTCGTTTCATCCGCCCTTCAATTTTAAAGGAATCCACACCGGCTTTTATTAGTTCGGGCAAAAACGCACTTAGATTTATGTCTCGAGTACTCAAGAGATACTCGCCTAAATTCTCCCCGATTTCTTTTTCATCTTTAATTAACCTATAAGGTAAGCGGCAGGGTTGAGCGCACTTCCCCCGATTACCACTGCGCTGGCCAATTATACTGCTCATTAAGCACTGGCCCGAGTAAGAGATGCACAAAGCTCCATGGATAAAATGCTCAATTTCTATCCCAGTTTTCTTCTTTACCTCCTGAATTTCAAAAAGCGATAACTCCCTGGCTAAAACAACCCTTTTTATTCCCAGCTGTTTAATTAAGGAAATCGCCTCACTGTTATGAAGCGTCATTTGGGTACTGGCATGAATATTTAAGTCAGGAAAATACTCTCTAATTACTTTCGCCAGCCCTAAATCCTGGACAATTACAGCATCTGCCCCTTCTTTATAGATAAGTTGTAAAAACCTGAATACTTCTTTTAACTCGTAATCAGTAACTAAAGTATTTAAAGTAATGTAAGCCTTTACTCCCCGTAAATGACAGTAATCAATGGCTTTAACTATTTCTTCATCAGTAAAATTTTCGGAAAAATGACGGGCATTAAAAAATTTACCCCCAAAATATACCGCATCTGCTCCATTTTGCACAGCAGCTATTAAATTTTCATAAGCTCCTACTGGTGCTAAAAGCTCTGGTTTTTTTAACATTTTTTTACCCCCTAAATAGGTAAAAGAGCGTGGCCTAAACCACGCTTACCTTTTAACCCTAATTAAACCTGAAGTTGCAATTACCTTAATTCCATTTTCCTCAAGCTTGTCAAGCCACAAATTCATCCCCAGGGAGTCGCTGGCCATATGCCCGGCAACTACTACATTTATATTATGCTTTTCTGCCTCTTTTTTATGTTTTTCCGATATATGCATGGTCACAATGGTGCCTACATCGGTAGTAGAAAGTTTGGCAAACATTTCATCGGAACCACTGGTTCCTCCGGTCATATCTACAAAGATTTTGCCGCATCTTCTTTCCGGTGCGCCCACAACTATGGTGGGACCAGCCCCAATTTTGGTCGCTTCTTTATATTCCGGTAACTCCTTCAAGAAATCAACAACTTCTCCTACCGTTTCAGGTTTTTTCTCGTTAAAATAATTGGTTAAATAAGTAGTTACAAGATTATCCGCAGGAGTATGGACGCTCATAAAAGCAAAGCCCAAAAGCTTCGCCGCATCAATGGCGCGGTTATGGTTTAAAGGCATTAAACCGCGCTTTACCTCGCCAATTCTCGGTGCCATTATTCCTTCAGCTACATTTATGGGTACGCCAAGCTGATGTAAAATATCTTCCTGAAGATGCATTACTTCATAAAGCTTGGCAATCCCCGAACCTTCCGGGTG is a window encoding:
- a CDS encoding transglycosylase domain-containing protein, with protein sequence MEKQRKRMPKWLLVSLLVFTLLFFIGTIAVGSYIYYCLKDVPSFSPKMLELSGTTLIFDKDNNIIAEVHGSENRIPVKIKEVPEVVKKAIIGAEDARFYQHHGIDLKAILRAALEDLKYGAPKEGASTITQQLVKLTFLTSEKTLKRKIQEAYLAIQLERAFTKDEILEMYLNRSYFGEGAYGIKAAAQTYFGKDLDELTLSEAALLAGLLPAPSRYSPLNNKELALNRRNIVLNKMVRAGLITEDQARKAKSEPLILNPNLIDKSHHKYKYPYFVEYVIEQLTEKFGSDRVFRGGLRVYTTLDPKIQEAAEKALSDPKNFPKSKRDKDGILQPQGAVVVLDPKTGEIKAIVGGREHNQLRQWNRATRTKRQPGSAFKPIIAYGPAIENGMSPATVIDDRPIKYGKHSFVNSNGKYRGLITLRTALTYSVNTVAVQLLDKVGFAEAFKFAKKLGIELNPKLESNLGVALGGLTDGVTPLQMAAAYGAFANNGIYVEPSAIIKVESATGEILYENKPKKRIAMKPETAFMITSMLEDVIFKPGGTGSAARLDRPVAGKTGTTDEGKDLWFVGYTPDLVAAVWVGHDKPQPIPGGFGGIYPARIFKAIMTEALKGVPKSDFEKPNGIIKATVCGKSGLLPSSDCPQNQLVYDYFAKGTVPTKICNVHVKAEICADSHLLATEYCPNKLTVSLIDLPYEVPSYVLDYSLRLPKEKCNIHGPGSQSSTQEVEVPICTDPSHNGQDFLALIPKAGESGGCPPQYVTVKKFPKDKVPKVYCDIPEHQIKPAQGNDNQTTPPGNNQTTPPNN
- the tyrS gene encoding tyrosine--tRNA ligase, with the translated sequence MPVDELKRQLEIIKRGVAEIVPEEELVEKLKKSLNEGKPLRVKLGLDPTAPDIHLGHTVVLQKLKQFQSLGHEVIIIIGDFTAQIGDPTGKKETRKQLSWEEVLENAKTYQEQIFKILDPAKTKMVFNSEWLAKLTFADVIKLASKYTVARMLEREDFAKRFKEGQPISIHEFFYPLMQGYDSVALKADIELGGTDQKFNLLMGRTLQKEYGQEPQIAIMMPILEGTDGVQKMSKSLGNYIGINETPQEMFGKIMSIPDTLILRYLELLTSVPMETINEMKIQMETGVLNPRDAKVFLAKEIITQYHSREAADEAEREFIKIFREKELPDEIPEYKVPGELIDGGVVLLPKVLFSAGTVKSISEAKRLISQGAVLVNQEKINDINFVLKPSKEPYTVKVGKRRFLKIIFEK
- a CDS encoding endonuclease MutS2; amino-acid sequence: MNQKTLEKIEFPDIINKLWQKAESFPGKQLALKVRPLSDSKIIEEKLLEVEEGLSYLRFKTVDLSVLSDFSEIFLKLSKESMLTGQEIYRLGQLLKVSKDTFFEISRGAFPRLKQIVKLLFFDEALVKDIERSFWPEGTVKDEASPELKRIRGQIARLKDKMREAVEKYLKEPELAKYLQEPLISVRGDRFVLPVKASYKSQVPGIIHDRSNTGQTLFIEPYSAVEAGNELKTLELQEKEIIEKILKDFTQRLACNLTEIKRTYELLGEIDLIVAKARLALELDAYKPRISENGVLSFKQARHPLLGKKAVPFDLTLGKEFDLLIITGPNTGGKTVTLKTIGILTIMARAGLFIPASPETEIGLFGEVYVDIGDEQSIVQSLSTFSSHLLNLKFILENAREGDLVLLDELGTGTDPREGAALAKAILEELRGKKVKVVATTHTSELAAYAIETERVENASVEFDPESLKPTYRLHIGKPGRSNALYIAQGLGLKEQIIEKAKSFLKEEELKLDKLIFDVEQEKRQLEKAKEEVANLLISLKEKEAKLNDELENLEKTKEEIIRKYREKYQQKLLEIERKGKLVIEEIKEKIKTYEEKNLAKLLEEARQKTKEFSQNFALPFEPIKPYRPKVGETVELVEVGQKAEVLAVGENYAIVQAGIMKLNVSFDQIRPAQKQEKENEKGQVKKAGLELTKKQNFNLELDIRGMNTLEAEPVVEKYLDNAYLAGVEKVRIIHGKGTGALKKFLWDYLREVPFVKKFNFAPQNQGGDGATEVYLK
- the yunB gene encoding sporulation protein YunB; this encodes MVIALYFTPYQIRRIKVFVTLMLLFTLTFTWIVERYIGDLFLNLAKVRINQIITEEFTKVVLQEIESEEFQTEKLIRIEKDQKGKITLVQSNTLLFHKLAARIGNRMQKHINLLRKQKVAIPFGQLFGLKVLASFGPKIKISFIPMGYVEVNCLDSFESGGLNQTRFQLSVILKASYKVAIPLVSEEAKLSYKLPIIETVIVGEVPQIMLPSSLK